One Ranitomeya imitator isolate aRanImi1 chromosome 1, aRanImi1.pri, whole genome shotgun sequence DNA window includes the following coding sequences:
- the LOC138668098 gene encoding adhesive plaque matrix protein-like, producing the protein MWTRGFDFHLTRGKDPPYFLYRGKDPPYFLYRGKYPRHFLYRGKYPPHFLYRGKDPPHFLYRGKDPPYFLYRGKYPPHFLYRGKYPRHFLYRGKYPPYFLYRGKDPPHFLYKGKDPPHFLYKGKDPPHFLYRGKDPPYFVYRGKDPPYFLYREKDPPHFLYRGKVPSHLLYSTKDPSHFLYRGKVPLYFLYRGKDPPYFLYRGKYPRHFLYRGKYPPHFLYRGKDPPHFLYRGKDPPYFLYRGKYPRHFLYRGKYPPHFLYRGKYLPHFLYRGKYPPHFLYRGKYPPHFLYRGKYLPHFLYRGKYPPHFLYRGKDPPHFLYRGKDPPYFLYRGKDPPHFLYRGKDPPHFLYRGKDPPYFLYRGKDPPHFLYRGKDPPHFLYKGKDPPHFLYRGKDPPYFVYRGKNPPYFLYREKDPPHFLYRGKVPSHLLYSTKDPSHFLYRGKVPLYFLYRGKDPPYFLYRGKDPPYFLYRGKDPPHFLYRGKDPPHFLYRGKVPLHFLYRGKDPPYFLYRGKYPPHFLYRGKEPTLFLYSSKEPPHFLYRGKDPPYFL; encoded by the exons ATGTGGACCAGAGGTTTTGatttccacctcaccag aggcaaagaccctccctacttcctgtatagaggcaaagaccctccctacttcctgtatagaggcaaaTACCCTCgacacttcctgtatagaggcaaaTACCCTccacacttcctgtatagaggcaaagaccctccacacttcctgtatagaggcaaagaccctccctacttcctgtatagaggcaaaTACCCTccacacttcctgtatagaggcaaaTACCCTCgacacttcctgtatagaggcaaaTACCCTCCATACTTCCTGTATAGAGGTAAAGACCCTCCCCACTTCCTATATAAAGGCAAAGACCCTCCCCACTTCCTATATAAAGGCAAAGACCCTCCCCACTTTCTGTATAGAGGCAAAGACCCTCCCTACTTCGTGTATAGAGGCAAAGACCCTCcatacttcctgtatagagaaaaaGACCCTCCCCATTTCCTGTATAGAGGAAAAGTCCCTTCTCACTTGCTGTATAGCACAAAAGACccttcccacttcctgtatagaggcaaagTCCCtctctacttcctgtatagaggcaaagaccctccctacttcctgtatagaggcaaaTACCCTCgacacttcctgtatagaggcaaaTACCCTccacacttcctgtatagaggcaaagaccctccacacttcctgtatagaggcaaagaccctccctacttcctgtatagaggcaaaTACCCTCgacacttcctgtatagaggcaaaTACCCTccacacttcctgtatagaggcaaaTACCTTccacacttcctgtatagaggcaaaTACCCTccacacttcctgtatagaggcaaaTACCCTccacacttcctgtatagaggcaaaTACCTTccacacttcctgtatagaggcaaaTACCCTccacacttcctgtatagaggcaaagaccctccacacttcctgtatagaggcaaagaccctccctacttcctgtatagaggcaaagaccctccacacttcctgtatagaggcaaagaccctccacacttcctgtatagaggcaaagACCCTCCATACTTCCTGTATAGAGGTAAAGACCCTCCCCACTTCCTATATAGAGGCAAAGACCCTCCCCACTTCCTATATAAAGGCAAAGACCCTCCCCACTTTCTGTATAGAGGCAAAGACCCTCCCTACTTCGTGTATAGAGGCAAAAACCCTCcatacttcctgtatagagaaaaaGACCCTCCCCATTTCCTGTATAGAGGAAAAGTCCCTTCTCACTTGCTGTATAGCACAAAAGACccttcccacttcctgtatagaggcaaagTCCCtctctacttcctgtatagaggcaaagATCCTCCatacttcctgtatagaggcaaagaccctccatacttcctgtatagaggcaaagaccctccacacttcctgtatagaggcaaagaccctccacacttcctgtatagaggcaaagTCCCtctccacttcctgtatagaggcaaagaccctccatacttcctgtatagaggcaaaTACCCAccacacttcctgtatagaggcaaagAACCTACCCTTTTCCTGTATAGCAGCAAAGAacctccccacttcctgtatagaggcaaagACCCTCCCTACTTCCTGTAG